In a single window of the Cucumis melo cultivar AY chromosome 11, USDA_Cmelo_AY_1.0, whole genome shotgun sequence genome:
- the LOC103502106 gene encoding uncharacterized protein LOC103502106 isoform X1 has protein sequence MSGSPQWNGRLKNSLKNFDLSSPEVKQQFDQIGLTPEEVISKIMANPEIAMAFQNPRVQAAIMDIFADGRLAFNGLSKTVKKVGRSSKESLVLEPLCDEVHHLPIDNKIGYKDLPSGLNGFSIFGEVKR, from the exons ATGAGTGGAAGCCCACAATGGAACGGTCGCCTCAAGAATTCTTTGAAGAACTTTGATCTTAGTAGCCCTGAAGTTAAGCAGCAATTTG ATCAAATTGGGCTTACACCTGAAGAAGTTATTTCCAAAATTATGGCCAATCCCGAAATTGCAATGGCATTTCAAAATCCAAGAGTTCAAGCAGCCATCATGGAT ATATTTGCAGATGGCAGATTGGCATTTAATGGATTAAGCAAAACTGTAAAAAAGGTTGGACGGAGTTCAAAGGAAAGTTTGGTTTTGGAGCCTCTTTGTGATGAG GTTCATCATCTACCAATAGATAATAAGATTGGATACAAGGACTTACCCAGTGGGTTGAATGGGTTTTCTATATTTGGGGAGGTCAAAAGGTGA
- the LOC103502106 gene encoding protein TIC 40, chloroplastic-like isoform X2, with translation MSGSPQWNGRLKNSLKNFDLSSPEVKQQFDQIGLTPEEVISKIMANPEIAMAFQNPRVQAAIMDIFADGRLAFNGLSKTVKKVGRSSKESLVLEPLCDEQGI, from the exons ATGAGTGGAAGCCCACAATGGAACGGTCGCCTCAAGAATTCTTTGAAGAACTTTGATCTTAGTAGCCCTGAAGTTAAGCAGCAATTTG ATCAAATTGGGCTTACACCTGAAGAAGTTATTTCCAAAATTATGGCCAATCCCGAAATTGCAATGGCATTTCAAAATCCAAGAGTTCAAGCAGCCATCATGGAT ATATTTGCAGATGGCAGATTGGCATTTAATGGATTAAGCAAAACTGTAAAAAAGGTTGGACGGAGTTCAAAGGAAAGTTTGGTTTTGGAGCCTCTTTGTGATGAG caAGGAATATGA